A single genomic interval of Dysidea avara chromosome 6, odDysAvar1.4, whole genome shotgun sequence harbors:
- the LOC136258859 gene encoding uncharacterized protein — MEDQLSPEPVGLYEDQQLPEVVDSKSQSIGIQFAPGVDTTTSEHLNQPVPEVNGDRTDPCDVPYTNRMEWEERGPRSPVPNKESLPPQPDRVTEVLSSDQLLSHNSDSVVPASVSLHQPEPHNTQEQMRYQPPMKCSDDMMEWFIPFMMGNTANSISSGMVTEANNKQESKQATADLPQEYPWPSDDLCHRCEHLKMSVTLLPCRHAALCQSCAEVIMKQWKKKCPFCKKHVTSIIRMIQ, encoded by the exons ATGGAGGACCAATTATCGCCTGAGCCAGTAGGGTTGTACGAAGACCAACAACTTCCTGAAGTGGTAGATTCAAAGTCGCAATCTATTGGAATCCAATTCGCTCCCGGTGTAGATACAACTACATCAGAACACCTCAACCAACCAGTACCAGAGGTTAACGGTGACAGAACAGACCCGTGCGATGTCCCCTACACCAATCGTATG GAATGGGAGGAACGTGGGCCCAGGTCTCCAGTTCCTAATAAGGAGTCCCTTCCACCTCAGCCAGATCGTGTTACTGAAGTACTAAGCAGTGATCAATTGTTATCTCACAACTCAGACAGTGTGGTTCCAGCAAGTGTCTCCCTGCACCAGCCAGAGCCACATAACACCCAAGAGCAGATGAGATATCAACCACCCATGAAGTGTAGTGATGACATGATGGAATGGTTTATTCCATTTATG ATGGGCAATACTGCTAATTCCATCTCTAGTGGAATGGTGACAGAGGCCAACAATAAACAAGAGAGCAAACAGGCAACTGCAGACCTACCGCAAGAGTATCCTTGGCCGTCAGATGATCTCTGTCACCGGTGTGAGCATTTAAAGATGTCGGTCACGTTACTGCCTTGTCGGCATGCTGCATTGTGTCAAAGCTGTGCTGAAGTGATTATGAAGCAATGGAAGAAGAAATGTCCTTTTTGTAAGAAACATGTTACAAGTATTATCAGAATGATTCAATGA
- the LOC136258857 gene encoding uncharacterized protein isoform X2, which yields MLVSRHRHFEGCFAVADPAKGPKMRYEEAEDRFKSFIYHPSWEGPWEPDFMSEAGFVYTGQEDLVYCFSCNIKLDGWTKHMDPLLRHKKESPTCSFVRQQLQIIKGEKGKVKSVVAPSKPLNPRQTASIGQLQSSTVFSSKPIHTVVTGLDELRSCYTARKDDDYLLTNSPITVQNYGSETERLTSFIGWPLNESVHSEQLARVGFVYTGEGSLVQCFQCGVRYRNWLKGDIPLSVHQRCNPDCSFLQTLTSKSKYSAEKQKLATSYIQQPPQCETRIEFPDYSDQATRLQSFKYWGGVLPKEELAEAGFYMIARRDVIKCFSCYLVLQDWEIIDSVTDEHQRRSPNCQFLKLYLSLSSIGGSCQPSKDIVVTEDHAAEKSVEMKSRDYITSQLTTSLASIDFRLPPPLSTTCYDTTALPRSDDNEHLSGINYQTGWTANPPQLSPPGGVYVFEENASSHKLPYNILTFLQPVNAFSESKQILCKEPLSGGTENQVIESPNSRDDTDEHQRYNYNYSSLNQQPSSVGMSADFSSTGSNHGTEYHPRIITSPSSMGSSLQYPLQYTTGSSDTLVTFKEKTTVVQSGLISQYKEPLSGGTENHVVESPNYIDEHQRSSSKYSSLNQHLLNSGVNTNFPSPGNSFGIEYHGQSYVTGTSSLGSPQQHLHQPVILPAVPLPTGSSIAQGLNYGGYYGAQEELAIEEQPPQDDPTFQYEEPLSRGAENRVVESPNYGDDCVDECQWFNPNLLIQQPSSIGMNTNISSTGNSNDVEYQPAGGIVNAPSSLGPSQHYPCHSSTMPAATNSWEPPVPLGGQVYQGSNYRRDHFTAQSSLLTSKKNAPRTAPAKILDRPLSPPLTPRPIQRSAMSSILMVVPPYALGPQDDYDRAPNSAIVSKSYGEFMEEEKMK from the exons ATGTTGGTGTCACGTCATCGCCATTTTGAAGGTTGTTTTGCTGTTGCTGATCCCGCTAAAGGGCCAAAAATGCGGTACGAGGAAGCAGAAGACAGATTTAAATCGTTTATTTATCATCCGTCATGGGAAGGACCGTGGGAACCGGATTTCATGTCAGAGGCAGGGTTTGTATATACTGGTCAGGAAGATCTTGTCTACTGCttcagttgtaacatcaaactTGATGGGTGGACTAAACACATGGATCCATTACTGAGACACAAAAAGGAGAGTCCTACTTGTTCATTTGTCAGACAACAACTACAAATAATAAAAGGAGAAAAGGGAAAAGTCAAATCAGTTGTTGCTCCTTCTAAACCTCTTAATCCTCGACAAACAGCAAGTATTGGTCAATTACAGTCTTCAACTGTTTTCAGTAGTAAACCTATCCACACTGTAGTGACTGGTTTAGATGAACTACGATCATGTTATACAGCCAGAAAAGATGATGATTACTTATTGACTAATTCACCTATCACAGTACAGAATTACGGATCAGAAACAGAAAGGTTGACCTCGTTTATAGGGTGGCCATTAAATGAATCAGTCCACTCAGAACAACTAGCCAGGGTTGGGTTTGTATACACTGGGGAGGGATCTCTAGTACAGTGTTTCCAATGTGGGGTCAGATATCGTAACTGGTTAAAAGGAGATATACCTCTTAGTGTACATCAGAGATGTAACCCTGACTGTTCCTTTCTGCAAACTTTAACAAGTAAAAGTAAATATTCAGCTGAAAAACAAAAACTAGCCACATCTTACATTCAGCAACCTCCTCAGTGCGAAACTAGAATTGAATTTCCAGACTACAGTGACCAAGCTACAAGACTACAATCATTCAAATACTGGGGTGGAGTCCTACCAAAAGAAGAGTTAGCAGAGGCAGGATTTTACATGATAGCTCGTCGAGATGTAATAAAGTGTTTCTCATGTTATTTAGTCCTGCAAGATTGGGAGATCATAGACAGTGTTACTGATGAACATCAAAGGCGTAGCCCTAACTGTCAATTCCTTAAGTTATACTTGTCATTGTCAAGTATAGGAGGCTCATGTCAACCTTCAAAAGATATTGTCGTAACTGAAGACCATGCAGCAGAAAAATCTGTTGAAATGAAAAGTAGAGACTATATAACCTCACAGTTGACTACGTCTTTGGCAAGCATTGATTTTAGACTACCTCCACCTCTAAGCACAACTTGTTATGACACTACTGCCCTACCCAGGTCTGATGATAATGAGCACCTTTCAGGAATAAATTATCAAACTGGTTGGACAGCTAACCCTCCTCAATTGTCACCACCTGGTGGAGTATATGTCTTTGAAGAAAATGCTTCATCACACAAACTACCCTACAATATACTGACCTTTCTTCAGCCTGTCAACGCTTTCTCAGAAAGTAAACAGATTTTG TGCAAAGAGCCATTATCAGGAGGAACAGAGAATCAGGTTATTGAGTCCCCTAATTCTAGGGATGATACTGATGAGCATCAAAGATATAACTACAATTATTCATCTCTAAATCAGCAACCATCAAGTGTTGGAATGAGTGCAGATTTTTCATCTACTGGTAGTAACCATGGCACAGAGTATCACCCTCGTATTATTACATCACCATCATCTATGGGATCATCCCTGCAATATCCACTCCAATACACTACTGGTTCTAGTGACACACTTGTCACTTTTAAGGAGAAGACAACAGTGGTACAATCTGGCTTGATTTCTCAG TACAAAGAGCCTTTATCAGGAGGAACAGAGAATCATGTTGTTGAGTCTCCCAACTATATTGATGAACATCAAAGGTCTAGCTCTAAGTATTCTTCCCTAAATCAGCACTTATTAAATTCAGGAGTAAATACAAACTTTCCATCTCCTGGTAACAGTTTTGGCATAGAGTACCATGGCCAGTCTTATGTTACAGGAACATCATCTCTGGGGTCACCCCAACAACATCTACACCAACCTGTGATCTTGCCTGCTGTACCTCTACCAACTGGTTCTAGTATAGCGCAAGGTCTAAATTATGGAGGTTATTATGGAGCCCAAGAGGAATTAGCCATAGAAGAACAACCACCACAAGATGATCCTACTTTTCAG TACGAAGAGCCCTTATCAAGAGGAGCAGAGAATCGTGTTGTTGAGTCTCCTAATTATGGAGATGATTGTGTTGATGAATGTCAATGGTTTAATCCCAATCTTCTAATTCAGCAGCCATCAAGTATTGGAATGAATACAAACATATCATCTACTGGTAACAGCAATGATGTAGAGTATCAGCCAGCAGGTGGTATTGTCAATGCTCCGTCATCTTTGGGACCATCCCAACATTATCCATGTCATTCTTCAACCATGCCTGCTGCCACCAATAGCTGGGAACCACCTGTACCACTAGGTGGTCAGGTTTATCAG GGTTCTAACTACAGAAGAGACCATTTTACTGCTCAAAGCTCTCTCCTTACCAGCAAGAAAAATGCTCCAAGAACTGCCCCTGCTAAAATACTGGACAGACCCCTGTCACCGCCACTTACTCCACGGCCTATTCAGAGGTCAGCGATGTCATCAATCTTAATGGTTGTACCACCATATGCACTGGGGCCTCAGGATGACTACGATAGAGCACCTAATAGTGCTATTGTGAGCAAGAGTTATGGAGAATTTATG gaagaagaaaagatgaagtag
- the LOC136258857 gene encoding uncharacterized protein isoform X1 gives MLVSRHRHFEGCFAVADPAKGPKMRYEEAEDRFKSFIYHPSWEGPWEPDFMSEAGFVYTGQEDLVYCFSCNIKLDGWTKHMDPLLRHKKESPTCSFVRQQLQIIKGEKGKVKSVVAPSKPLNPRQTASIGQLQSSTVFSSKPIHTVVTGLDELRSCYTARKDDDYLLTNSPITVQNYGSETERLTSFIGWPLNESVHSEQLARVGFVYTGEGSLVQCFQCGVRYRNWLKGDIPLSVHQRCNPDCSFLQTLTSKSKYSAEKQKLATSYIQQPPQCETRIEFPDYSDQATRLQSFKYWGGVLPKEELAEAGFYMIARRDVIKCFSCYLVLQDWEIIDSVTDEHQRRSPNCQFLKLYLSLSSIGGSCQPSKDIVVTEDHAAEKSVEMKSRDYITSQLTTSLASIDFRLPPPLSTTCYDTTALPRSDDNEHLSGINYQTGWTANPPQLSPPGGVYVFEENASSHKLPYNILTFLQPVNAFSESKQILCKEPLSGGTENQVIESPNSRDDTDEHQRYNYNYSSLNQQPSSVGMSADFSSTGSNHGTEYHPRIITSPSSMGSSLQYPLQYTTGSSDTLVTFKEKTTVVQSGLISQYKEPLSGGTENHVVESPNYIDEHQRSSSKYSSLNQHLLNSGVNTNFPSPGNSFGIEYHGQSYVTGTSSLGSPQQHLHQPVILPAVPLPTGSSIAQGLNYGGYYGAQEELAIEEQPPQDDPTFQYEEPLSRGAENRVVESPNYGDDCVDECQWFNPNLLIQQPSSIGMNTNISSTGNSNDVEYQPAGGIVNAPSSLGPSQHYPCHSSTMPAATNSWEPPVPLGGQVYQGSNYRRDHFTAQSSLLTSKKNAPRTAPAKILDRPLSPPLTPRPIQRSAMSSILMVVPPYALGPQDDYDRAPNSAIVSKSYGEFMDYRQLRNVKLAQELSNEPVEGTDPSSGSHCRDNNPNFFMCQICYNERVNRLLLPCRHAKMCAQCIEQLNDPRKCPFCREVITGTELIYT, from the exons ATGTTGGTGTCACGTCATCGCCATTTTGAAGGTTGTTTTGCTGTTGCTGATCCCGCTAAAGGGCCAAAAATGCGGTACGAGGAAGCAGAAGACAGATTTAAATCGTTTATTTATCATCCGTCATGGGAAGGACCGTGGGAACCGGATTTCATGTCAGAGGCAGGGTTTGTATATACTGGTCAGGAAGATCTTGTCTACTGCttcagttgtaacatcaaactTGATGGGTGGACTAAACACATGGATCCATTACTGAGACACAAAAAGGAGAGTCCTACTTGTTCATTTGTCAGACAACAACTACAAATAATAAAAGGAGAAAAGGGAAAAGTCAAATCAGTTGTTGCTCCTTCTAAACCTCTTAATCCTCGACAAACAGCAAGTATTGGTCAATTACAGTCTTCAACTGTTTTCAGTAGTAAACCTATCCACACTGTAGTGACTGGTTTAGATGAACTACGATCATGTTATACAGCCAGAAAAGATGATGATTACTTATTGACTAATTCACCTATCACAGTACAGAATTACGGATCAGAAACAGAAAGGTTGACCTCGTTTATAGGGTGGCCATTAAATGAATCAGTCCACTCAGAACAACTAGCCAGGGTTGGGTTTGTATACACTGGGGAGGGATCTCTAGTACAGTGTTTCCAATGTGGGGTCAGATATCGTAACTGGTTAAAAGGAGATATACCTCTTAGTGTACATCAGAGATGTAACCCTGACTGTTCCTTTCTGCAAACTTTAACAAGTAAAAGTAAATATTCAGCTGAAAAACAAAAACTAGCCACATCTTACATTCAGCAACCTCCTCAGTGCGAAACTAGAATTGAATTTCCAGACTACAGTGACCAAGCTACAAGACTACAATCATTCAAATACTGGGGTGGAGTCCTACCAAAAGAAGAGTTAGCAGAGGCAGGATTTTACATGATAGCTCGTCGAGATGTAATAAAGTGTTTCTCATGTTATTTAGTCCTGCAAGATTGGGAGATCATAGACAGTGTTACTGATGAACATCAAAGGCGTAGCCCTAACTGTCAATTCCTTAAGTTATACTTGTCATTGTCAAGTATAGGAGGCTCATGTCAACCTTCAAAAGATATTGTCGTAACTGAAGACCATGCAGCAGAAAAATCTGTTGAAATGAAAAGTAGAGACTATATAACCTCACAGTTGACTACGTCTTTGGCAAGCATTGATTTTAGACTACCTCCACCTCTAAGCACAACTTGTTATGACACTACTGCCCTACCCAGGTCTGATGATAATGAGCACCTTTCAGGAATAAATTATCAAACTGGTTGGACAGCTAACCCTCCTCAATTGTCACCACCTGGTGGAGTATATGTCTTTGAAGAAAATGCTTCATCACACAAACTACCCTACAATATACTGACCTTTCTTCAGCCTGTCAACGCTTTCTCAGAAAGTAAACAGATTTTG TGCAAAGAGCCATTATCAGGAGGAACAGAGAATCAGGTTATTGAGTCCCCTAATTCTAGGGATGATACTGATGAGCATCAAAGATATAACTACAATTATTCATCTCTAAATCAGCAACCATCAAGTGTTGGAATGAGTGCAGATTTTTCATCTACTGGTAGTAACCATGGCACAGAGTATCACCCTCGTATTATTACATCACCATCATCTATGGGATCATCCCTGCAATATCCACTCCAATACACTACTGGTTCTAGTGACACACTTGTCACTTTTAAGGAGAAGACAACAGTGGTACAATCTGGCTTGATTTCTCAG TACAAAGAGCCTTTATCAGGAGGAACAGAGAATCATGTTGTTGAGTCTCCCAACTATATTGATGAACATCAAAGGTCTAGCTCTAAGTATTCTTCCCTAAATCAGCACTTATTAAATTCAGGAGTAAATACAAACTTTCCATCTCCTGGTAACAGTTTTGGCATAGAGTACCATGGCCAGTCTTATGTTACAGGAACATCATCTCTGGGGTCACCCCAACAACATCTACACCAACCTGTGATCTTGCCTGCTGTACCTCTACCAACTGGTTCTAGTATAGCGCAAGGTCTAAATTATGGAGGTTATTATGGAGCCCAAGAGGAATTAGCCATAGAAGAACAACCACCACAAGATGATCCTACTTTTCAG TACGAAGAGCCCTTATCAAGAGGAGCAGAGAATCGTGTTGTTGAGTCTCCTAATTATGGAGATGATTGTGTTGATGAATGTCAATGGTTTAATCCCAATCTTCTAATTCAGCAGCCATCAAGTATTGGAATGAATACAAACATATCATCTACTGGTAACAGCAATGATGTAGAGTATCAGCCAGCAGGTGGTATTGTCAATGCTCCGTCATCTTTGGGACCATCCCAACATTATCCATGTCATTCTTCAACCATGCCTGCTGCCACCAATAGCTGGGAACCACCTGTACCACTAGGTGGTCAGGTTTATCAG GGTTCTAACTACAGAAGAGACCATTTTACTGCTCAAAGCTCTCTCCTTACCAGCAAGAAAAATGCTCCAAGAACTGCCCCTGCTAAAATACTGGACAGACCCCTGTCACCGCCACTTACTCCACGGCCTATTCAGAGGTCAGCGATGTCATCAATCTTAATGGTTGTACCACCATATGCACTGGGGCCTCAGGATGACTACGATAGAGCACCTAATAGTGCTATTGTGAGCAAGAGTTATGGAGAATTTATG